A genome region from Rickettsiales endosymbiont of Stachyamoeba lipophora includes the following:
- a CDS encoding NlpC/P60 family protein, giving the protein MHDKNTIILQARTWLGTKFQHQGRIKKSANDPGGVDCIGLIIGVAHELGINIADHTGYRRLPNQDKLLEISKNCLVEKDISTLEVSDIVLLKIDQEPQHFALIAQGVYSKTMIHSYAPLRRVVEHGLDPYWSSKIIATFKFPTNYYK; this is encoded by the coding sequence ATGCACGATAAAAACACTATTATCTTACAGGCACGCACCTGGCTTGGCACCAAATTTCAACATCAAGGACGTATCAAGAAATCTGCAAACGACCCCGGCGGCGTAGATTGTATCGGGCTTATTATAGGAGTTGCCCATGAGCTTGGAATTAATATCGCTGACCATACAGGCTACCGCAGGCTTCCCAATCAGGATAAATTATTAGAAATCAGCAAAAACTGCTTAGTTGAAAAAGATATATCAACTTTAGAGGTAAGTGACATTGTGTTACTCAAAATTGATCAAGAACCTCAACATTTTGCTCTGATTGCTCAAGGGGTATATTCTAAAACAATGATTCATAGCTACGCACCTCTAAGGCGGGTAGTAGAACATGGTCTCGATCCTTATTGGAGCAGTAAAATAATCGCTACTTTTAAATTTCCAACTAATTACTATAAGTAA
- a CDS encoding DUF2460 domain-containing protein, which produces MNILFPLELAYGSSGGPEFHTEILTSYNHNEQRNILLPTARMKYQLYTTHFNGEQARLLVSFFETVQGRAHGFRFRDPLRHQLTGQVQAKANGISSKFQLKMLLGNHYYKITKPVKGSLKIYLNYQEIDNFECDYLSGIVTLKDPPLKDTLITADLIYDIPVRFDNDYLPITYENYGLYLAPTLSLIEIL; this is translated from the coding sequence ATGAATATTTTATTTCCGCTTGAGCTTGCTTATGGCTCCTCAGGTGGACCAGAGTTTCATACGGAAATTCTTACAAGCTATAATCACAATGAACAGCGCAATATTTTATTACCTACTGCCCGGATGAAATATCAGCTGTACACCACCCATTTTAATGGAGAACAGGCCCGGTTGCTAGTAAGCTTTTTTGAAACAGTACAAGGTAGAGCGCATGGTTTTAGGTTTCGTGATCCGCTCCGCCATCAACTAACTGGCCAGGTACAAGCCAAGGCAAACGGGATATCCTCAAAATTCCAGCTAAAGATGCTGCTAGGCAACCATTATTACAAAATAACCAAACCGGTTAAAGGCAGCCTTAAAATATATTTAAATTATCAAGAGATAGATAATTTTGAATGTGATTATCTAAGCGGTATAGTTACTTTAAAAGACCCACCTCTTAAAGATACCTTGATTACAGCAGATTTGATTTACGATATCCCGGTAAGATTTGATAATGATTATCTGCCTATTACTTATGAAAATTATGGCCTTTACCTTGCTCCTACCCTTTCTCTAATTGAAATATTGTAA
- a CDS encoding DUF2163 domain-containing protein, giving the protein MNQKFFTKNVTTIATCIWIKLKNHKILGFTNHSYNLTINDIAYYSIPNSNISAIAKTQGLEADNLNISTIVDHHFIKPQEINSGLYDQAEIEIFTVDYLNPNEHKISLQKGYIGEIKLIGDQFFAEINSLEASTDQTIIGVYSPTCRVKFCGKSCGIEESKYTFSSEITSVITQSKLTIKPLDLPRNYFNYGQIYFEDGDYSQQKFNIKSHNYKIITLNYSLPFKPQLGQEIKLIAGCDKTFNSCCDKFYNAINFRGEPHLPGLDQLFKPGGI; this is encoded by the coding sequence ATGAATCAAAAGTTTTTTACAAAAAATGTAACCACTATTGCTACTTGTATATGGATCAAACTAAAAAATCATAAAATTCTAGGCTTTACTAATCACTCCTACAATTTAACTATTAATGATATTGCTTATTATAGCATTCCAAATAGTAATATTTCTGCTATTGCCAAAACCCAAGGCCTTGAAGCCGATAATTTAAATATTTCTACCATTGTTGACCATCACTTTATTAAGCCTCAAGAAATCAATAGCGGACTATACGATCAAGCCGAAATAGAAATATTTACTGTTGACTATCTTAACCCTAATGAACATAAAATTTCTCTACAAAAAGGCTATATTGGTGAAATTAAGCTGATAGGTGATCAATTTTTTGCAGAGATTAACTCTCTTGAAGCAAGTACTGATCAAACTATTATAGGGGTATACTCTCCTACTTGTCGGGTAAAATTTTGTGGTAAATCGTGCGGTATCGAAGAATCTAAATATACTTTTAGTTCAGAAATCACCTCGGTTATTACTCAATCTAAATTAACAATCAAACCTTTGGATTTACCACGTAATTATTTTAATTATGGCCAAATTTATTTTGAAGATGGTGATTATTCACAGCAAAAATTTAATATTAAAAGTCATAATTATAAAATTATTACTCTTAATTACTCTCTCCCATTTAAGCCTCAATTAGGCCAAGAAATTAAACTTATTGCTGGCTGTGATAAAACCTTTAACAGCTGCTGTGATAAATTTTATAACGCTATTAATTTTCGAGGTGAACCTCACTTACCAGGACTTGATCAATTATTTAAACCTGGAGGAATTTAA